accctggagctgcgtATCTCTTACCGATTTCTGTGCATACACTTTATTAGGATCTCCTACAGAGTGTCCAAAAACTCAggaacccatccatccatccatccatccattttctgtaacacttaTTCTACACATGGTCACGtgggagcctggatcctatcccaggaaactcggggcacaaggcgtagggacaccctggacggggtgccaacccattgcaaggcacaatcgcacacacactcgcacactacggacaatttggaaatgccactcaAGCTACAGTGcgtgtctttgaactgggggaggaataCCGTAGTACCGGAACgctcaaagcacagggagaacatgcaaactccacacacataggGAGTTAACATTGCATGAAAGGGTAGAGACTCTAATTGCTTCCTGAATTTTTCGGACACCCTGTAGACTATATTTATATCCATTAACTCTTTAATCCACTATAAAGGTAGGTACTGCTGTACACAATTTGCACTACTCTGACTGACTAGATATTATTTGGATGGTGGTTGACCGTTCTCACAGTATTGGTGACACTGATTCAGTGACATTGCAGCGTATCATGAGCGTGTCGGGCTCAGCAGCATTGcttaaaaaacagattttaatgaTGACCAATGAACTTCTATAAATGCTTAACAAAATATATTCTTCCCAAGACCTAGTGTTCAGTGCGTGCTATTGTAATTGGATTGATTCATAACTGTCCAGACTGTGAGAATCCAGGACTCTTAGAGCAGGAGGCAAATTTGACAGAATAGGCATGGAACAAAAGGTCAAGATATCTTCTGTTCCCCTGTCAAGATGTGTCGCATGATTGGCTTCAGTACATAATACTGTAGAAAGTAAAACACGTGTCATCTTTGCCCTAAATCCAGGCTAAACCATTTGGTTTAGATTTGTGCGAATAATAGTAACATAGACCCATGTTTCTGAAAGTGGGGGTctatgatgtgtgtatatataggaaTTAAAAAGCTGTAATGGctcgaataaataaatatgatgcaacatatttgcattgctgttCTTAGACTTCACATTTGTGACGTGATCATAAGAAGGTCCTTAGAAATTCTTTTACTCTGGAAAgggtccctggctgcaaaaTATCTGAGAAGCCCTGACACGAACCATAGGAGCAAGGATCTTAAGGAGCAAGCCTGGGAAGATGTAATATAGGGTAGTAGCTTTACGAATCACAATCTGAGGATTGTGATTCACTTGTGGTATTTAGATACTGAAATGTGATATGCTGAATGAAGTGTGAAGCTCATTAACCAAATCCGTGCATTGTCTTCTTTGTCATCCtttgtaactgctttatcctggtcagaggcaggaatacaccctggagggGATACACAAATCCGTTGTAGCACACTTATTTAGCTCTGTCCTGTGTCTGTGTTGTAGGCATGCCACTGTGTGACACGAAGTAGCCACCTGCCCCAGTGCCTCTCCCCCTCTTCTGACCTCATGACAACCCCACCACTTGGCCAGTTTCCTGCGCAGCAGGCGCAAGCAGCCCGGGATGTAAACACAGCCTCACTATGTCGCATTGGACAGGAAACCGTGCAGGACATAGTTTTAAGAACCATGGAGATCTTTCAGCTGCTTAGAAACATGCAGGTGAGTGTGAATAAGGAAGAATGCCCTGGAGGTCGAGACTGTGCGAGTCAGGCAGTTTGTGCCCATTTATTTAGTTCAGGTTTGTATTGGGTTGTTATTTTTATGACTTTAAATTTCAGCTgagtacacacagacacacacctgcatGGTAACCTCGTTTGGGTTTTTACGGCACAAAAATATAGCACCAACAAAGACCTAGCGTGCACTAGAATGCAAAATTCCAGTAATTAAAAAGGGCtttactaataaaattaaactcaAATAAATAGCATAGTCttagaataacaaaaaaaatctacttaTAAGTATTTAACTTGAACACacgtaaataaaaataaaaaaacattttctgattGACACAGTTGTGATTGATAGTTGttcaaaaaaaactttatgaaGCCTAAACAACATATAAAGTGCTTTATCAGTGTGATTTCTAATGTGGAGAAGTCTGTGAAACTTTATTATCAGCTCATTTATTGGCCATTTATCATATATATCCAAATGTTGTTCTTATGTCTgctcgtctttttttttttttttgcctgtccACGTTTCTGCCACAGCTACCGAACGGGGTCACGTACCATCCTAACACACATCAGGACCGACTGGGGAAGCTGCAGGAGCACCTGCGCATGCTGTCTGTCCTCTTCCGCAAACTGCGCCTGGTCTATGACAAATGCACCGAGAACTGTGCTGGTCTGGAGCCCATTCCTCCTGAGGTT
The sequence above is drawn from the Ictalurus furcatus strain D&B chromosome 24, Billie_1.0, whole genome shotgun sequence genome and encodes:
- the med30 gene encoding mediator of RNA polymerase II transcription subunit 30, producing MTTPPLGQFPAQQAQAARDVNTASLCRIGQETVQDIVLRTMEIFQLLRNMQLPNGVTYHPNTHQDRLGKLQEHLRMLSVLFRKLRLVYDKCTENCAGLEPIPPEQLIPYVEDDSSKLDERVASQMRSASEERREVLEVNKKLKQKNQQLKQIMDQLRNLIWEINSMLAVRS